A genome region from Coffea arabica cultivar ET-39 chromosome 7e, Coffea Arabica ET-39 HiFi, whole genome shotgun sequence includes the following:
- the LOC113723012 gene encoding N-alpha-acetyltransferase MAK3 isoform X1 has protein sequence MESNKKNTNQEDKKEEAEGLQEGSEIEYVSYGGEHHLPLIMNLVDQELSEPYSIFTYRYFVYLWPQLSFLAFHDGKCVGTVVCKMGEHRNTLRGYIAMLVVLKPYRGRGIATELVTRSIRVMMDSGCEEVTLEAEVTNKGALALYGRLGFIRAKRLFRYYLNGVDAFRLKLLFPRPEAHQHQSIMKLGFGTYELGSDQQNEETSAE, from the exons ATGGAGTCCaacaagaaaaatacaaatcaagaagacaaaaaagaagaGGCGGAGGGGCTGCAGGAGGGTTCGGAAATAGAATATGTGAGCTACGGCGGAGAACATCACCTGCCGCTTATCATGAATCTTGTTGACCAAGAACTCAGTGAACCCTACTCCATCTTCACTTATCGCTACTTCGTCTATCTCTGGCCCCAACTCTCCTTTCTA GCCTTCCATGATGGTAAATGTGTGGGGACTGtggtgtgcaaaatgggagagCACCGGAATACTTTGAGAGGCTACATTGCTATGCTTGTTGTACTTAAGCCTTACAGGGGCAGAGGCATCG CTACAGAGCTTGTTACTCGATCCATTAGAGTAATGATGGATTCAGGGTGCGAAGAG GTGACCTTGGAAGCAGAAGTTACAAATAAAGGAGCACTGGCTCTATATGGCCGTCTTGGTTTCATCAGGGCAAAGAGGCTTTTCCGGTATTATTTGAACGGAGTTGATGCTTTCCGGCTCAAGCTGTTGTTTCCCCGGCCAGAGGCACACCAGCATCAGTCAATTATGAAACTGGGATTTGGGACCTACGAACTGGGTAGCGATCAACAAAACGAGGAAACCTCTGCTGAATGA
- the LOC113723012 gene encoding N-alpha-acetyltransferase MAK3 isoform X2 has protein sequence MGEHRNTLRGYIAMLVVLKPYRGRGIATELVTRSIRVMMDSGCEEVTLEAEVTNKGALALYGRLGFIRAKRLFRYYLNGVDAFRLKLLFPRPEAHQHQSIMKLGFGTYELGSDQQNEETSAE, from the exons atgggagagCACCGGAATACTTTGAGAGGCTACATTGCTATGCTTGTTGTACTTAAGCCTTACAGGGGCAGAGGCATCG CTACAGAGCTTGTTACTCGATCCATTAGAGTAATGATGGATTCAGGGTGCGAAGAG GTGACCTTGGAAGCAGAAGTTACAAATAAAGGAGCACTGGCTCTATATGGCCGTCTTGGTTTCATCAGGGCAAAGAGGCTTTTCCGGTATTATTTGAACGGAGTTGATGCTTTCCGGCTCAAGCTGTTGTTTCCCCGGCCAGAGGCACACCAGCATCAGTCAATTATGAAACTGGGATTTGGGACCTACGAACTGGGTAGCGATCAACAAAACGAGGAAACCTCTGCTGAATGA